GCATCTGCGGAACTGCCGGACCTCGACGTGTCCATCCGCGGGGCCGTCTCCATCGCCCGTCGCCTCCAGGATCCGCTCGCCGAACTGGTGAAGATCGACCCGAAGTCCATCGGCGTCGGTCAGTACCAGCACGACATCACCGAATCGCTCCTCTCTCGTTCACTCAACGCGGTGGTCGAGGATGCTGTGAACTCGGTGGGTGTCGACGTGAACACGGCGTCCGTCCCGCTCCTCGCCCGCGTCTCGGGTATCGCCGGTTCACTGGCGGAAAGCATTGTTTCGCATCGAGATCAGAATGGTCCGTTCCGAACGCGCAAGGCACTCAAGGACGTCTCGCGATTGGGACCCAAGGCGTTCGAGCAGTGTGCGGGCTTCCTCCGCATCGCCGACGGCGACGACCCGCTCGATGCGTCGAGTGTGCACCCCGAGGCGTATCCCGTCGTTCGCAAGATTGTCGCGAGCGCCGGTGGTGACGTCAGTAGCGTCATCGGCAATGCGACGGCACTGCGTACGGTACGGGCCGCTGATTTTGTCGACGACCGCTTCGGTCTTCCCACCGTCACCGACATCATTGCCGAGCTCGAGAAGCCGGGCCGCGATCCGCGTCCGGAGTTCAAGACGGCCACTTTTGCCGCGGGTATCGAGAAGGTCGCACACCTCAAGCCGGGAATGGTGCTCGAAGGTGTGGTCACCAATGTCGCTGCCTTCGGTGCCTTTGTCGACGTGGGAGTGCACCAGGACGGTTTGGTTCACGTCTCCGCAATGTCGCACAGCTTCGTCAAGGACCCGCGAGAAGTGGTGAAGTCGGGTGATGTCGTCAAGGTCAAGGTGCTCGAGGTCGACGAAGCTCGCCAACGCATCGCGCTGACGCTGCGACTCGACGACGAGGTTGGTGCGCCGCCGCGAAAGTCCGACGGTCCTCGCGGTGGGCAGAGCCCGCGTCAAGGTCAAGGTGGGCAGAGCCCGCGGCAGGGTCAAGGTGGGCAGCAACAGCGTCGCGGAGGTGCGCAGCAGCAGGGCGGTCGGGACAAGCGTCCCGACAACCGGGCGCCCGCATCCGGGTCGATGGCCGACGCGTTGCGCAATGCGGGCTTCGGTAAATAACCGCAACGCGGCTCGGCAAATAGCGTAGTTCGAGAGATTCGGCCAGCCCGGTTTGCCACAATTGACCGGAACCGGGTTGGTTCGTTTCTGGAGTGAGGGCAGTGAATGCGAGAGTGGCTCGACCGCGAGATCATCGGCCACGGCCGATTGCCGCTGCTGTTCTTCCTGCTCGGCTTTCTCGCTGCATTTTTGTTCATCCGGCTGAGTGTGCGGATGATCCGTGCGCAGGTGAAGTGGTGGCCGGGCAACATCACTCCGGGTGGTCAGCACGTTCACCACGTTGTCTTCGGCGTTGTTGCCATGGTCGCGTCCGGCGGCGCTCTCATTGCGGTGTACGTGGACGGTTCCCAAACCACGGGCGCTGTTCTCGCCGCGATCTTCGGGATGGGTGCCGCGCTGGTGCTCGACGAGTTTGCGCTCATCTTCTATCTGAAGGACGTCTACTGGTCGGAGCAGGGCCGGACGTCGGTTGACGCCGTTTTTGTCGCGATCGCGGTGACGGGCCTCGTCCTGCTCGGATTCCGGCCGCTCGAATTGCTGGACCTGGCCGGTTTTCGTAAAGAGCGGGATCCGTGGATCAAGTTGGCGTTCGTGTTCGTCGCGCTGTTCAACTTCGCTCTGGCGGCCATCGTGATCCTCAAAGGCAAGATCTGGACGGGGCTCGTTGGCCTGTTCGTCTTCCCGTTGCTGGTGATCGGCGCAATCCGTCTGAGTCGTCCCGGCGCGCCGTGGGCCCGGTGGCGGTACACACGCAAGCCGAAACGGATGAATCGCGCGATCGAACGCGAACGAAAATGGCGACGGCCCGTCATCCGGGCCAAGATCTACGTCCAGGATCTGATTGCCGGGTCGCCGAGCGTCGAACACGCGATGACCGCTGCCGAGGAAGAACTCGACCACACGATTCACCCGGCTCCGCCACCTCCGGTTTCGCCCTTGTTGTCGTCGTCTGGCACAATGGACGGGTTGCCTGGACCAGGCAGCAGTACTTGATCTGGGCACGAACCAGTCGAGCGTCGTATCGGGTTAACCGAAGCGCCGCCGCTCGGTTCCTCTGCTCCTGCGAAATGCAAGGATGACACATGAACACTTTGGACTTCCTGGATAAGAAGTCGCTGCGCGACGACATTCCTGACTTCCGCCCCGGCGACACGCTCAACGTGAACGTCAAGGTTATCGAAGGCTCGAAGGAGCGCGTGCAGGTCTTCAAGGGCGTCGTTATTCGTCGTCAGGGTGGCGGCGTTCGCGAAACCTTCACCGTCCGCAAGGTTTCCTTCGGCGTCGGTGTCGAGCGTACGTTCCCGGTTCACAGCCCCACGCTGGCCTCCATCGAGGTTCTGACCCGCGGTGACGTTCGTCGCGCGAAGCTGTACTACCTGCGCGAGCTGCGCGGCAAGAAGGCAAAGATCAAGGAAAAGCGCTGATCTTTCTTATTGGCCCGGCACCGCGTACTCGCGGTGTCGGGCTAATCTGTTTCTGTGGCAGATTCTTCGAAGGAGCAGGCATTGTCGTCCGGACCCGAGAATCAGGATGGAACAGGTAATCCCGAGGAACAGAACACTCCTCGACCACAGGCATCACATCGATCACACAAGAAACAGCGATCGTTCTTCCGGGAGCTCCCGATACTGATCGGGGTGGCGCTGGTTCTCAGCATCGTCCTGCAAGCTTTCGTCTTTCGCGTTTTTCTCATTCCGTCCGAGTCGATGGAACCGACCCTGCACGGCTGTGCGGGATGTACCGGTGACCGCATCGTGGTGGAAAAGATCGGATACCGCTTCGGCGATCCGCAGCCCGGCGACGTAGTCGTCTTCAAGGGCCCCGATTCGTGGAACACCCACTACACCTCCACGCGGTCCGACAACGTCGTGGTCCGTGGCATCCAGGAGGTCGGCTCGTGGGTCGGCCTGGTTCCGCCGGACGAGAACGACCTGGTCAAGCGCGTCATTGCCACCGGCGGACAGACCGTCGAGTGCTGCGACGAACAGGGCCGAGTCCTCGTGGACGGCAAACCGCTCGACGAGCCGTACGTCAAGATGGACTTCCCCTTCACTCCCGGTGTTCAGGATTGCCAAACCGCTGTTCAGTCCGGCCGTTGCTTTGCGCCTGTCATCGTTCCCGAGGGACACGTGTGGGTGATGGGAGACAACCGGAGTAATTCCGCCGATTCGCGCGCCCATGTGCAGGACGAGTTCCAGGGGACGATTCCGCTCGACAACATCATCGGTCAGGCACGCTTCATCGTTCTCCCGCCCTCACGGATGGGTAGCATCAGTTCACCTGATCCCCAAAGCAATTGAGTGCACAAGACCGTGAGTAGTTCGAGTAGCTGGCCGCCCCGCGTAGTCATTCG
The nucleotide sequence above comes from Rhodococcus sp. KBS0724. Encoded proteins:
- the rplS gene encoding 50S ribosomal protein L19, producing the protein MNTLDFLDKKSLRDDIPDFRPGDTLNVNVKVIEGSKERVQVFKGVVIRRQGGGVRETFTVRKVSFGVGVERTFPVHSPTLASIEVLTRGDVRRAKLYYLRELRGKKAKIKEKR
- the lepB gene encoding signal peptidase I; protein product: MADSSKEQALSSGPENQDGTGNPEEQNTPRPQASHRSHKKQRSFFRELPILIGVALVLSIVLQAFVFRVFLIPSESMEPTLHGCAGCTGDRIVVEKIGYRFGDPQPGDVVVFKGPDSWNTHYTSTRSDNVVVRGIQEVGSWVGLVPPDENDLVKRVIATGGQTVECCDEQGRVLVDGKPLDEPYVKMDFPFTPGVQDCQTAVQSGRCFAPVIVPEGHVWVMGDNRSNSADSRAHVQDEFQGTIPLDNIIGQARFIVLPPSRMGSISSPDPQSN